The Cydia splendana chromosome 8, ilCydSple1.2, whole genome shotgun sequence genome contains a region encoding:
- the LOC134793134 gene encoding NADPH--cytochrome P450 reductase isoform X1, translated as MSENSQDVLKDAAAATAVVGGSLFSTFDIIMLVFLLGGAAWWLWTSRKDNKKDEILLSKYSIQPAGTIQITENSFIKKLQASGRSLVVFYGSQTGTGEEFAGRLAKEGIRYKMKGMVADPEECDMEELTKLKDIPNSMAVFCMATYGEGDPTDNAMEFYEWLKNGDPDLTGLNYAVFGLGNKTYEHYNAVAIYLDKRMEELGGTRVYEVGLGDDDANIEDDFITWKDKFWPSVCEMFNIESTGEEELVRQFRLVTHAPEDLTPNSVFTGEIARLHSLQVQRPPYDAKNPFLAQIKVNRELHKGGDRSCLHVELDISDSKMRYEAGDHVAVYPINDTILVDQLGKLTGANLDEIFSLINTDQESSKKHPFPCPTSYRTALSHYIEITALPRTHILRELAEYCSEEEDKKKLLLMATNSQEGKDLYQSFVVDSCRNIVHILEDIKSCKPPIDHLCELLPRLQPRYYSISSSPKLHPETVHITAVVVQYKTPTGRLNKGVATTWLAEHKPKDGEYPRVPVFIRKSQFRLPLQTQTPILMVGPGTGLAPFRGFLQERAHARESGKEVGDNILYFGCRHRDQDFIYQEELEQWAKNGDVTLNLAFSRDQPQKVYVTHLLEKNLEQIWDVIGKRNGHFYICGDAKNMAVDVRNLILKAIQQQGGRTEAEAVQFLKKLESMKKYSADVWS; from the exons ATGTCGGAAAATTCGCAGGACGTTTTAAAGGATGCAGCCGCGGCGACAGCAGTCGTTGGCGGATCACTATTTAGCACATTTGATATCATAATGTTAGTTTTCTTATTGGGAGGTGCAGCCTGGTGGTTGTGGACCTCTAGAAAGGACAACAAGAAAGATGAAATCCTTCTCAGCAAATATTCCATACA GCCAGCTGGTACAATTCAAATTACGGAAAATTCTTTCATAAAGAAACTACAAGCGTCAGGGAGAAGCTTAGTAGTATTTTATGGATCTCAAACAGGCACCGGTGAGGAGTTCGCAGGTCGCCTGGCTAAGGAGGGCATCCGATATAAGATGAAGGGAATGGTCGCTGACCCCGAAGAATGTGATATG gaagAGTTAACTAAACTCAAGGATATACCAAATTCTATGGCCGTGTTTTGTATGGCAACCTATGGTGAAGGAGACCCAACAGATAATGCTATGGAGTTTTATGAGTGGCTGAAGAATGGAGACCCTGACCTAACTGGATTAAATTATGCC GTGTTTGGTCTCGGCAACAAGACTTATGAGCATTACAATGCAGTAGCTATTTATTTAGACAAAAGAATGGAAGAATTGGGTGGCACTAGAGTCTATGAAGTGGGTTTGGGAGATGATGATGCTAA taTTGAAGATGATTTTATCACATGGAAAGACAAGTTCTGGCCATCGGTGTGTGAAATGTTCAACATTGAGAGCACAGGCGAGGAGGAGCTGGTTCGTCAGTTCCGCCTGGTGACACACGCCCCCGAGGACCTCACACCCAATAGTGTCTTCACTGGTGAAATTGCTCGGTTACATTCCCTTCAAGTGCAGAGGCC TCCTTATGATGCTAAGAACCCATTCTTGGCTCAAATCAAGGTGAACAGGGAGTTGCACAAGGGTGGCGACAGGTCATGTCTACATGTCGAGCTGGACATCTCCGACTCCAAAATGCGATATGAAGCAG GTGACCATGTGGCTGTATATCCCATCAACGATACAATTTTAGTTGACCAATTAGGAAAATTGACTGGTGCCAACCTTGACGAGATATTCTCTCTCATCAACACTGACCAAGAAAGCAGCAAGAAGCATCCCTTCCCGTGCCCCACCTCGTACAGGACCGCTCTGTCTCATTACATTGAGATTACTGCTCTGCCTAGGACTCACATTCTGAGAGAGCTGGCTGAATATTGTTCTGAAGAAGAG GACAAGAAGAAGCTGTTGCTAATGGCAACCAACTCTCAGGAGGGCAAGGACTTGTACCAGTCATTTGTGGTCGATTCTTGCAGGAACATCGTGCACATCTTAGAGGACATAAAGTCGTGTAAACCCCCAATAGACCACCTTTGCGAGCTGCTGCCACGACTCCAGCCTCGATACTACTCCATTTCTTCTAGTCCTAAG CTACACCCGGAGACGGTGCACATCACCGCCGTGGTGGTGCAGTACAAGACTCCGACGGGCCGCCTGAACAAGGGCGTGGCCACCACGTGGCTCGCCGAACACAAGCCTAAGGATGGCGAGTACCCACGCGTACCGGTCTTCATCAGGAAGTCGCAGTTcag GCTACCACTGCAAACTCAGACTCCAATCCTGATGGTAGGCCCGGGCACGGGTCTCGCGCCTTTCCGCGGCTTCTTGCAAGAGAGGGCGCACGCGCGCGAGAGCGGCAAGGAGGTCGGCGACAACATACTCTATTTCGGGTGCAGGCATCGCGACCAGGACTTCATCTACCAAGAG GAGCTAGAACAGTGGGCCAAGAACGGAGACGTGACGCTGAACCTGGCGTTCTCTCGCGACCAGCCGCAGAAGGTGTACGTCACGCACCTGCTCGAGAAGAACCTAGAACAGATCTGGGACGTCATCGGCAAGCGGAACGGACACTTCTACATCTGCGG TGACGCAAAGAACATGGCGGTGGACGTCCGCAACCTCATCCTGAAGGCCATCCAGCAGCAGGGCGGCAGGACCGAGGCCGAGGCCGTGCAATTCCTCAAGAAATTGGAATCCATGAAAAAGTATTCAGCGGACGTATGGAGTTAA
- the LOC134793134 gene encoding NADPH--cytochrome P450 reductase isoform X2, producing the protein MSVVVRTLPLFFRKIICKRRCLSPWLKLRYMVFGLGNKTYEHYNAVAIYLDKRMEELGGTRVYEVGLGDDDANIEDDFITWKDKFWPSVCEMFNIESTGEEELVRQFRLVTHAPEDLTPNSVFTGEIARLHSLQVQRPPYDAKNPFLAQIKVNRELHKGGDRSCLHVELDISDSKMRYEAGDHVAVYPINDTILVDQLGKLTGANLDEIFSLINTDQESSKKHPFPCPTSYRTALSHYIEITALPRTHILRELAEYCSEEEDKKKLLLMATNSQEGKDLYQSFVVDSCRNIVHILEDIKSCKPPIDHLCELLPRLQPRYYSISSSPKLHPETVHITAVVVQYKTPTGRLNKGVATTWLAEHKPKDGEYPRVPVFIRKSQFRLPLQTQTPILMVGPGTGLAPFRGFLQERAHARESGKEVGDNILYFGCRHRDQDFIYQEELEQWAKNGDVTLNLAFSRDQPQKVYVTHLLEKNLEQIWDVIGKRNGHFYICGDAKNMAVDVRNLILKAIQQQGGRTEAEAVQFLKKLESMKKYSADVWS; encoded by the exons ATGAGTGTTGTTGTGCGGACTTTACCCTTATTTTTTAgaaaaataatatgtaaaagGCGCTGTTTATCTCCATGGCTTAAATTGCGATATATG GTGTTTGGTCTCGGCAACAAGACTTATGAGCATTACAATGCAGTAGCTATTTATTTAGACAAAAGAATGGAAGAATTGGGTGGCACTAGAGTCTATGAAGTGGGTTTGGGAGATGATGATGCTAA taTTGAAGATGATTTTATCACATGGAAAGACAAGTTCTGGCCATCGGTGTGTGAAATGTTCAACATTGAGAGCACAGGCGAGGAGGAGCTGGTTCGTCAGTTCCGCCTGGTGACACACGCCCCCGAGGACCTCACACCCAATAGTGTCTTCACTGGTGAAATTGCTCGGTTACATTCCCTTCAAGTGCAGAGGCC TCCTTATGATGCTAAGAACCCATTCTTGGCTCAAATCAAGGTGAACAGGGAGTTGCACAAGGGTGGCGACAGGTCATGTCTACATGTCGAGCTGGACATCTCCGACTCCAAAATGCGATATGAAGCAG GTGACCATGTGGCTGTATATCCCATCAACGATACAATTTTAGTTGACCAATTAGGAAAATTGACTGGTGCCAACCTTGACGAGATATTCTCTCTCATCAACACTGACCAAGAAAGCAGCAAGAAGCATCCCTTCCCGTGCCCCACCTCGTACAGGACCGCTCTGTCTCATTACATTGAGATTACTGCTCTGCCTAGGACTCACATTCTGAGAGAGCTGGCTGAATATTGTTCTGAAGAAGAG GACAAGAAGAAGCTGTTGCTAATGGCAACCAACTCTCAGGAGGGCAAGGACTTGTACCAGTCATTTGTGGTCGATTCTTGCAGGAACATCGTGCACATCTTAGAGGACATAAAGTCGTGTAAACCCCCAATAGACCACCTTTGCGAGCTGCTGCCACGACTCCAGCCTCGATACTACTCCATTTCTTCTAGTCCTAAG CTACACCCGGAGACGGTGCACATCACCGCCGTGGTGGTGCAGTACAAGACTCCGACGGGCCGCCTGAACAAGGGCGTGGCCACCACGTGGCTCGCCGAACACAAGCCTAAGGATGGCGAGTACCCACGCGTACCGGTCTTCATCAGGAAGTCGCAGTTcag GCTACCACTGCAAACTCAGACTCCAATCCTGATGGTAGGCCCGGGCACGGGTCTCGCGCCTTTCCGCGGCTTCTTGCAAGAGAGGGCGCACGCGCGCGAGAGCGGCAAGGAGGTCGGCGACAACATACTCTATTTCGGGTGCAGGCATCGCGACCAGGACTTCATCTACCAAGAG GAGCTAGAACAGTGGGCCAAGAACGGAGACGTGACGCTGAACCTGGCGTTCTCTCGCGACCAGCCGCAGAAGGTGTACGTCACGCACCTGCTCGAGAAGAACCTAGAACAGATCTGGGACGTCATCGGCAAGCGGAACGGACACTTCTACATCTGCGG TGACGCAAAGAACATGGCGGTGGACGTCCGCAACCTCATCCTGAAGGCCATCCAGCAGCAGGGCGGCAGGACCGAGGCCGAGGCCGTGCAATTCCTCAAGAAATTGGAATCCATGAAAAAGTATTCAGCGGACGTATGGAGTTAA